From the Drechmeria coniospora strain ARSEF 6962 chromosome 02, whole genome shotgun sequence genome, the window TTTGTCGTCGGGAGGAGCGGTCAGATGAAAGACGGACAGGGGAGCATGGAGATTGGCGGGAGGAGCAGCTTGATGTAGATGGATGAATagatggacggcgacggcggcagtaCGTGATGCACATGTAATGTAGCAAGGGAACAAGGGCGGGTTGAGTCGGCGTCAACGAGCTGAACGGAACAGAGATGTGCGTATTTCGTATATATACAAAAACGAAGCGCATACGACGCCAGGTATTATTGTCCAAGGGTTGTTGGTCAAGATGGAGGAAAGGAGACGTTCGTTCGAGAGGGCACCTATGCGGCAGGGGCCGGGCGTTCGGGATCCGGTATCAACTCGCGcgcgagcagcagcacctgCTCGTGGATCTCCTTCTTGGCTGCCAGCAGCCCCCTGTTCTCGCTCAGATATCTTCCTGCTCCAAAGTTCATGGGTCGGCCGTCCaagtcggtgacgacgccACCGAGCTCTCGGAAGATGAGTTGGGCACCAACGTGGTCCCATATGCAAGACCTGCTGCGCTCCTTGGAGGGAATGCGGATCAGgacatcgccgccgccgatgatgagGGCGGCGTAGCGGACGTGCGACGACCAAACGTCGGTGCCGGGGAAGGGGGCGCCGAGCCTGGTTGCGAGCTCTCGCATCGTCGCCCGGCTCGAGGCTCGGTTGAGGTCGCAGTCGACGATGTGGGtgtcggccggcgtcgatggAGGCTGGAGCTGTGGCAGCGGACTCGGTTCGAGCCgtgcgtcggccgaggacaggACGGCCATGTGGGCGCCCTGTCCGGCCACAGCGAAGAGcatgatgccgaggccgtcggtgTCGATGCTCGATTCGCGGAtccggccggcggcgtcgagcttgaGGTTCGGGtacgcgacgacggccagcatCTCCTGGCCGTCCTGGACGAGTGCGAGCGAGACGGCGTACTGCTCCCCTTTGAGAAAGGCGGCCGTTCCGTCGACGGGGTCCATGACGAAGTAGCGGCCCTCGgagccgccggtgccgcggCCGCCCAAGTCGATGAGGTCAAGCATCTCCTGGACCGAGTGGacgccaccggcggcggcggagaagagtTCGAAGACGCGGGCCAAGAGGCGGTCGTCGGCGCGCAGCACCGCCgagtcctcctcgccgacgaagccgacgccggggAAAGCGTCGCGGAGGATGCTGATGAGGAGGGCCTGGGCGGCGAAGTCGGCCACCGTCACCGGCGAGGCATCTTCCTTCGACACCTGCGTCACGGTGGAGAGGACGCCCTTGGTGAGCCTGGCGGCGCGCACGACGGCCTCTTGCGCCACTTGAAGCTCGCGGTGCCAGGGCAGGGCCGACATTGTGCAAAGATGGTAAACAAAATGATGCGGGGCCTGTCACCGGCATCGAGAGGTCAATTCTCCGGGTGGCAGGCAGTGCGGTTGATCATGGGCACTGTATGGGGACAGAGACCGAGCCTCAGGCACAGAGAACCTGTGCGtcctgtacaactactccgtacattacTCAGTATacgtacggagaacggagcacAGAATGCACTGTATTATACTTGGCACTACCTACTACCTAAGGACACAGATAACGGAGTCAGTACTGCGcaaatacagagtacatttTGGCAAGTATTTATATGCCTTGACGGCCAACTACACACTGTGCATACCGCGTGACGATCATCGCTACAATTCTCCGTAtaaatagtagtattacCAGTATATACAAAACGTACACTTCTGCAGCCGACCAGGGAGGGGGATCGGAGCCTCCCAAGAGTGGGTGACTTGATCCTTTCATCGCCGGTGAGATATCGTTTTACTGTACGGGGTTGATACGGAATTGATGGCGTCCAGCCTTTGCGTTTCAAGCACCGACGACACAATGCTCGCCACCAACAGCCGACACTCCCAGTCGTCATCCTCCACCGGGGACTCTACCAGCAGCCGTCACTCTCGCAAAGGCAGCCATGGGCCCATGCTGTCGTATGTGTGTTCTGTTGTTTCTTCTGTTGTATGTTCGGCTGCCCAAGTCATATACTGGCCACCGTACACGTCGACCCAGCCGACTCTcctcccaccccccccccctcccgtcCTCAACAGCCTGGCCGGCGAGCGAgtgacggcatcgacatgaTACGTACATGATGGTATCTCTCCAAGGTAGGTCTTGAACTCCAGATCTGCGTTGCCTCCTGAGCCATCTCGGCAGTGCTCTTGGCACCACTCCTCCCCGGCCCATCCTCTCCAGCCCCAAGGTCATCCATAATCGCCCACGTACTCGATAGCAACAAGAGAAGACATGACAAACAGCCCCAGGACGGGACAAAGCAGCACCTCCAtcttcgaggccgccggcctggGTTCTATGCCGCGGCAGGCCGACCATAACCAACTCCTCCAACCAAGTCCTCACCCACTCACCCACTCTCTCTCACTCGCTCACTCTCGCTGTCTCACTCTCACTTGCCCCCTCTCGCTCCCTTTCTCTCTTCATCTCTCCATGCAAATCGGGGTATGTTGCTTCTCGAATTTTACACGCCGTCAACAGGAAAGTGCATCAAACTTCCACCAAACGCCCGCCGATGCAAAAACAATGAATGCCAGCCTTAAAATCATAGTCAAAACAAGGCCATGCACGACGCATCGCCGCTCGAGCCTCGAGCCTCATCGGCTACTGCCCGCACCGTTTGCTCGCCCGGCACCGGAGCCGCCCGTCGCGCTGCGCGAGTGCAGCGTGCTGTACATGTTGCTCAGTCTCTTGCCCGTGACGCTTTTGCTCGTGTCGTCGACAGGCCAGAGCGCGGCCAAAAAGTCCCTGCCGCTTCGTTAGCTACCGTCGCACCCGCGCCTGTCGCCCAGCCTGGGGAGGGGTCATGCCGTACCAGAAATTGTTCCTCAGAGCCTCGTTCGCCGCGGAATGGGAAAACTGCGCGTCCAAAAaacggccgatggcgacaaGCTCCTCGCCGAAAATGCTCGCCCGTTCCTTGCTCGACTTCACATTctccttcgtcgtcgacagaATCTTCTCAAAATTGGCTCGAACGGGCTTCAGCAGAAACCAGATCATCGCGTCGTTGTCCTTGTCTCTctggtccttgtcgtcgccgatgcgCCGGAGCTCGTCCAGTCGTCGGAGCGCATTCGCCCTCCGCTCGGCCTGCGGTCGGCCTTCATGCTCTCGCTCTCGATGGCCGGCACCGTGGCGGTCGTCGCGCCGGCGCTGCTCGTCGCGATGGTGGTCCTCCCGACGGTGGTCTTCGCGACGGTGGTCGtcacggcggccgccatctcgTCGGTAGTCGTCCCGTCGACGGTCGTCCCGCCGGTCGTCGCGACGATGATCCTCCCGGTGCCGGTCACGGTGGcgatcctcgtcgtcgcgatGCCTGCGCTTTTCATGCCTGTCGCGGTCGTCGGCATGCGAACTCAGGCGACGTCCGTCATCCACGCGCCGATGCTTCGGGCTGCGACCGTCATCTTGCACCCCATGCTTGCGCTTGAAATCGGCGCGAGACGCGCCCCGGTCATCACCGTAGCTCCGGCCGTGAGCGGTTTCGCCGTCGCGGTGGTGCTCCCTCTCCCGGTCACGATGCTTCTTGGCTGCTTGGGGaaccggcgacgccgtcgcgctCGCACGATGCCCATTCGCCAGCTGCTGCTTTTTGCTGTTCCGGAGATGGCCGTCCGCCGCCTTGTGCGCCGGCCGGTTGCCAGAATGCTTCGACTGCAGCACCGAAAGGAGGTATTCGGACCGACGGACGAGGTGCACCGCGCCCGGCGCCTTGAGCTTGTCGTTTGCCTTTGTGCGTTCTTCCCGCTTGCCCACTCTGTGCTCTTCCAGAAACAACTTTTCCGACATATCCAGCTCCTGGTCGTCTCGGATCTGAGCCCAGGCGCCAAAACCATGcctgtcgatgccgacgagaagCATCGCGTCTTCCTTGGCGCCCCAGGGACAGCTATAGTTGGCTCCCTTCATGGCATCCGCGAGCCGGAACGATCGCCAGTCTTGCTGGCTTCGAATCGCTTGCCGGAGAATCTGGAGCTGCTGCGGCCGCTCAATCGCCGTCTCGGCGTTGACCTTCTTCAGCTGACCAAAATCGATGAGCACCGCCTTCTTGTCCTTCTTCGTCAACGCCTTGCCAGACTTCCTCTCTTCCTCCGCCAGTCGAGCGTCGTTGTCCTCCATCGCATGCTTCGCAGCCGCAATGAAATCGTCGAGCACCGACTTGACAAACGTGGGATCTCTCTCAGCCAGCTTCGCTTCCTGTATaatgtcgtcgccgcggtcGTCCATGGACCCGAACCGAAAGTAGGCCTTGATGAGATTCCGCTGCTCCTTGTCGTCCAGCGGGCGTTTGGGATCCGCCAGCAGCGCTCGTtgttcctcctcctcctgctcctgctccctCTGCCGCTTCTTGAGTCGGTCGGCCCGGTCATTTTCCTTCGTGCGGCTCTTGATCGTCGCCCTCCGTGGCGcgttctcggccgccagcttCGCGACATACTCCTCGTGCTTgcgcttctcctcctcggctttCATCTCCGCCACCTTGTCGGCGGGAATAATTTGGTCCCAGTCGAGGTTCATATCATCCACCTTGACATCGGTGATTTGCATGAAATTATCCCAATCAATACCACCGCTGCTGAGGTTGATCTTGTCGTCGACCTTGGTCTTCGTGACTTCGGCGTTTTCGAGAATCGAGTCGATATCCAGCTGCTCGAGCCGTTCCTGGTTGCCGCTCTGTTCGAACATCTTGGAGGACCGCATCTTCAGGACCATCTGGATGtcctcggacgacgacgggccgtcCGTCTTTAGGCCTTTCTTGTTCAGCTGCTCCTGAAACTCGGCCTGGCCGTCCTCGGTGACGCCCGCTTGAATGGTGAGGTACTCCAAGAGCAGCTTGTTTCGGGCTCGCTCCAGAACTTCTTCCTCGACCGTTTCCTTGGACACAAGACGATAGATGTTGACGGGCCGCTTCTGTCCGATCCGGTGGGCTCGAGCCATGGCCTGCAGATCGGCCTGGGGGTTCCAATCCGAGTCAAAGATGATGACGGTGTCGGCCGTCATGAGGTTGATGCCAAGTCCGCCGGCTCGTGTGGACAAAAGAAAGCAAAAGTCGTCGCTGTCTTCGGCATTGAAGTGATCGATGGCCATCCGACGCGGTCCAGCTGCGATGGTTCCATCCAACCGTTGGAATTTGTACCCTTTCAGGGACAGGTAATCGCCAAGGATATCCagcatcttcaccatctgGCTGAAGATGAGAACTCGGTGCCCGTCCTTCTTGAGCTTCGTCAGGAGCTGGTCGATCAGCATCATCTTGCCACTACTGGCAATCAATCCCTTGATCTGATCCTCGCGGCGAACGCTGCCGGCCAAGACacgctcctcggcgccagGGAACATGTAGGGGTGGTTGCTAATCTTCTTCAGCTCCATCATGATGTTGAGGAGCGAGTTCTTGTGGCCACCGCTGGCGTCGCACAGCGCCGCATAGTTCCTCGTCAATATGTTCTTGTAATAATCCAGCTGAACGTCGGAGAGCTCGACGCGAATAATTTTCTCCGTCTTTGGGGGCAAGTCGGACTCCACAGTCTCCTTCGTCCTTCGCAGGATGTATGGTGCAATGGCGGTGTGGAGATTTTGCAGCTTCTCTTGCGCATCGCCGGCGGAGAGAGAATCCAAGTCCTCGTCGATGTTCACCTTGCCAGGGTTCAGAAAGTTGAGCAGCGCCGAGAGTTCCGAGAGGTTGTTTTGGATCGGGGTACCCGTGATCAGGACCTTGCACGGGATGCCGAAGCCCAGCAATCGGCCGTACAGCTGAGATTCCTGGTTCTTGAGCCGATGCGCTTCGTCCACGGCGAGCGTTTGAAACTTTATTGTCGAGAGGAAAGCAAAGTCCTGCAGCACGAATTCGTACGAGGTCACGAGAACGTTGAACTTGGGTTTTCGGGGGTCGCCGCCAATTATGAGTTCGTTTTCGCGAATGAGCGTCCTTGATTCCTCGGGACCGAGATAGACGACGTAATTCAGATCGGGGGCCCAATTGTTGAAAGTATCGCACCAGGCGGGAATGACGCTGAGCGGCGCAACGACCAGTGTTGGACCTTCCTGATGACGTTGATTCCGAAGCCAGCTGATGAAGGAAACTGTCTGCACAGTTTTACCGAGGCCCATTTCGTCGGCGAGAATAACGTTGTTCCCACGAGTCCAGTTGAGGCAGAGAAAGTTTAGACCTTTTAGTTGAAACTCGCGAAGCTCACCTCCGACGATGTACTCGGGTTGCTTCTCCAGCATGGTCATCCTCGTGCGCGAATTCAAGTTGGCCTCGTGCCGGTCGGACTTCCACGATCGCGACGCTCTGTCCAAATACTGGTCAATCTTGTCTTGAAACTTGACGCTGATGTCCGTGGCCAGTTCCCAGGTGCATGCTTCGTAGGTAAGTCCCTTCCATTTCACGAAATACTCGTCGTCAAGGTCGCCGTTGCGGACGGCGACAACTCTCTCGACTTGCGTGTAGTCTGCGTAGGCATTCTCGTTTCGTTCACGGTCAAGGAAGAATTGCTCTTTCGCTTCTGGCGCGACATCCTCCCCGAAGCGTATGTCCAGCTCGTACTCGACCACCTTGCGGAAGTAGTTTTCGACTTTTCGAAATCCACGCATGCTGCGAAGCGAATCGATGGTTTCCCACGTGTCATGCATGTGCGACTTTCCTTCCCACTTGATAAAGTATTCGAAATCGTGCCGGCCCGAGTCGAATTGGATTTCCAGCCCATCCTTCAGTCGATGTCGAATGACCTTTTCAACGTACGGAGAGTCGTCAACGTAGTCGGCTACGTAGAAACCAGTCGTAGCCTCGGCATCTTCGTCATCATCGAAGTCGCTTTCTTCGTAGGCACCTTGCTGGACCTGCTGCGCGGCGCGACGGTTCGACCATCGCTTCTCGGCGAAGGCGAGTGTGGGCTGTGCTTCGCGCTGTAACCTAGCCTTCTTCAGCTGACTTTTAGCCCTCGCCCCACCATATGTGTCGGAATCCGAGTCGGAATCGTTGGTTGAAGGTTGCATGGCAGGAGTGCCTCGTTTTGAATCTGGCATGCGCGTCGCTCATTAGTCGAAGGACAGCATGTGCGAGATGGCTGTTTGGCGCATGGAACTCACGAGGCATTGACGGGTTCACGCGGCGACGTTTGGTCTGtcgccggctcgtcggcccaATATCAGAGTCGGAGTCACTCGATTCAACCTTGGAGTCTGGtcagcttcgtcgacggcatgcgCGTGGCGACGGCACAGGCGAGGCATGAACACACCAGTTTCACACGTTCCCTCGCTCGCGTCTACCCATTCGAATTAGCAGTCGATACCACAAGGCGGGCATGTTGCGGAGGAGGAACGTACACTGCGTCGAAGGCCATACAGCTCAGGGTTGGCTTTTATGAAgtcatcctcggcgaccGGTGACTTGCGTTTGGATGGGCGAGACgagtcggccgaggtcgCATCATCTTGGCCTCCGGCTTCCTCTGGCTCGTACACGACGCCATCCTGCACCTCGAAGTCGCCGTCATCGGACGCGTCGCCTTCACTGGTTCCATCGGATTCCGACATGTGGTCATCGTGGTGTAAGTGGTTTGAGGCGTCACCGTTGCGGTTTTCCGTGTCCGACGGGGAGGAGCGGTTCATAGGCGTGACTCGAGTGTCGGATAGATCGCTATCACTCAAGCCGCGCTCGGCAAAGGTGGTCGTATCCCCGGCATCATCGGGCGACAAGTGACCGTTGACCAGACCCCCCTCAGTAGGGGTGGACATCGTTGCGGCTTTGACGAGAGCTGCCTGCTAAACGAAACGAGTTAGCAAGGACGCTGTCGGGATTTGCAGTGCATTGATGGCTCCATTGCAGGACGGAAACTCCGGCGACACGTAAAATTATTTCTCAATGCTCCGTATCATGCCGGACGAGGGAGCAATTCCGGATATCGCATAGTTGTGACtcttggccgaggcgaggctgaTGAAGAAGGTGGTGGTTacggaggccaaggcgatgacgaggaggcaGGGCAGGACAAGACAGTATGTCCGTGTCATCGGCAACCGTCATTTCCTTCCAACCAGCACAGCTTGCAAGTCGTACAGGGGATCCATGACCCGGGGGTGCCATGGCGTGGCGGTTGAGGCGATGATGGATGATCCAAACGGCCACGGCAGGTGTCGATTGGCAGAGACGGCAGGGGAAGAGAACGGGAGCACGTACAAATCATTCGAAGACGGAACTCGAGCACCAAGTATGATCTAGGATGATCGACTACCTTGGCAGgtgcgaggtcgacgccgtaTCGTGTGGATGGTCGACGGGGGTTGAGGGTTTCGAGGGGACGTGGTGTGGAAATGGGCACAAAAATGGACTGGTGTAGAGAGAATACAGATAGGTAGAGGTAGGGAAGAAttggaggtggaggagggtCCGAAGGCACAGTGGGCCACAGCGCCTGGCCACAGCGGTGACAGGTACTACCGGGGGCACTTGTGTTGGTCCATAGGACCTGCAGGCACGCGGACCGTACTCACGTGACACGGAAGCAAACTATAAGTCACTGACACGGATGCAACGCTTACTTTGAATATGAGTAGCAAGTAAAGTAGTACCGtgcattgcatgtacatgtacagtgtaaGTGAGTGGTTGTATACTTACTACCCAGTGCCACCATGTAAGTACGCAAATCAAGGCGGTTGGACACCAAGATGGCTGGCAAACTGAATGAATCGAGAAGAATTCGTGTGCGCTTTGAATCACCATCCGCTCACGGTAATGACTACACTGCGTCCGACGCAATCGCTCAGTGCTAGTACATACGGCACTGTTATATGCACGTCTGCGTGTATGCGGTTGCATGTATCTCGCTATTAATTCCAGTACAATTGTAAGTATTATAAGTACAGctatattacggagtacttactccgtgctccgttcCGTACTGCACTTCAATATATGGTTCTGTACTCcgcatgcatgtgcaagtacaagtacaagcatggtaagtacttacatgtttATTCCATATGTAATACGTATCTATTAATAATTGACTCTTATTGAGATACTGTGCAAATACGCATTTTGAATACATGCATATACTGGATTCTTGCTGAAGGTACTTGTATTATGTTCTCCAGGATACCATGGATCtgatgtaggtgtaagtacttacggagtaagcaaATCGAATCTTTTAATTGTCGTGGTAATAGTAGAAATTCGCACACGAGTTACCTCAGCATGCCATCCGTCTGGTCTGCATCGTGTCTGGTGGGTGCATATTCCCGATCACATCTCAAGACAGGCAATCACCTCTCTCCCCAACCCACAGCTCACTGCTATCCTTCAGCACGCCTCGAGAGGATCGCAGGGGACCACTCCAGGAGTAATAAATAGCATCGGCAACGGGTTCAAAGCACGGGCTAAATCGCAAGCCAAGGACGTTGCAGGCACGAACTATACATTGTGGCCGACGTACGCTCTAGACGAGATCCGCTACGATTGCAGCCCGCCTCTTAACTACAGCTACGCAATCCAAGCAAGCATAAACCCTATCGGTCCCAACCTCCAGGAGCCCCAGAATGGAGTATAGCCCGACTAGGTATACATCTACTAGCCGGATAGAAAAGGATCTAGGGTGAAGGGAAAAGAAGGAGGACAAAGAAGCCAGAGTAACTACCAGCACAATAGACGGAGGCAACGAATCAAAGCAGGATATGATGTACAAATTATAGGAAAAGGCCACAACCTTTGCGACTAGAAACGGAGAAGATAATGGGACGGATCCCGACAAAACCTTCCACATGGAAGGCGATACAATATACCTGGCCTACAACGATATCCTCTTTGGCCCCGACGACGATAATGCGGCCAACGAGGTTCAAGTCCGATGCCCCTACTGCTACAAGATCTGGCCATCTCTAAAGGAGAAGGTCCAACACTAGATACCCCAACGTACGCGGGCCACGTCACTGGTGAGTCacgtctcgacgacgggcaaaAATGTAAAGATGGACTCGCAAGGTCTCGTTATGTGTGTATAggtgtatgtatgtatgtatatGAATGATGATGCATGTATGTGTTCTATCTCTCCTACCCTGCCTGGCCTACCCAGTCCGGCAAATGACGCTCTGGAGGCATCCACTGCTCTCACTACCAATCCAAGACGAATGCATACCTTTCCGCTCGAGGTAGCATGGACAGCAACGATGCCTAGTCTGCCAAGACTTGTCGCAGCATGACCAAAAAGTTATCGTTCAGCTTATGAACTTCGGAAACCGGCGGCTTCAACGGCTCCCCGGCCGACCGTCGGAGGCGATCCTGCTGCTTCGACCGTCTCCTCCTTTCCGCCTCTATGGGGTCCAGCTcgtcctccttctcggcctcctcctcggactcggagccgtcgtcgtacgTCATCTCCTGAAGATCTTGGCCGTCTAGGCCGAAATCGGACGAGCTGAAATTCATGCCCACGGCTCCCATGCCCAAGTGGCCTCCGGGCTGCCCTtcggccgccatcttctGGCGCGTCTTGTCGTTGTGCCACTTCTTTCGAGACTCCTGCCATGCGATGAGCGCGTTGATCTCCTCCGTGGCCGTCTGCTTCTCGAGAAGACCTGCGCTGATTCCGCCTTCGAACAGCGCGTTGACGTTGAGCGTCCCGTTTGTGGGACCCTTGCGAAGGAACTCGAGGATGCCTTCCAACCAGCCCATGAGCTGGGTGAAGAGTCCGTTGTCGTGGGTGTGGACCTCGTGAACAAACTTGTAAAAGTTGTGCTCGTGTCGCTGGCACAGGTCGATGAAGGCCTGGACAGTCTGGTTGGGATCCGCCGAGGCATCCTGCTCCCGACACTTGTCGACCACCTTTCGCATGTTAGCCAAGCGCCACGGACAAGGcaccgctcgtcggcgacggcccagTACGTACCTGGAtcatgtcgtcgatgaaTTCGGCAAAGTCGGTTACGCTGCTGTAAACGTTGGCCGACTTGTACACCCTCACCAGCGGCTCGTAGAAGATGGTGAAGAGATCGCGGAAGAGCTGGAGCGTGACGGGCTCCTCGATCAGGTGCAGCATCATCGTCTTGTCACGCTGTCTCGTGCACAGCTTCAGCAGCTGCTTCAGATACGAGAACAGCTGGGCGCCCTgcttgagctcctcgtcgatgttctcgacggcgttgTTGAAGGCGACGTAGGCGTTGAACAAGCGCTGTATCTGCTCGCCTGTCAATTCCGGCTCCAGCAGGTCCGAGCGCAGAATGGCGACTATGATGTCGACATGCTCGTCCTCGCTTTCCTCGCGGATCGTGTTCTTGACACGCTCCTCGGCGTTGGTGTATCGCTGGATCTTCTCGGCGAAGACGGGGTCTCCGATCTTGCTCGTCAGGACCTCGATGGATTTTTGGAAGCTCTTGATGCCGTCGTTCAGCGTCAGGGAGAAGATTCGCTGCATCAACGATCGAGTGCCGAACGGCTGGGCGAGGAAAATATCCAGAATGCCcgacatgacggcggccgggtTCGCGATGCGGATGACGTTTTTGATGACCGAGTAAGGGATGAGAGAATGGATTCGCCGGGCTTGGGCGAACAACTCGGGCGAgttgtcctcggcgaggaagagatGGTAGATGACGGCGGCAATTTCGATGCGCAGCCACTCGGCAAACTTGCGATACTGGATGCTGAGGTCCTCGATCGTCGCCTTCTCCTTGATCTCCTTGAAGAGCATGGTGAGTCCGTTTCGCTCGATGATGTCTCTTCGGAATCTGCGACACGTTAGCCGggaggcatcgtcgtcgatcgGGACCGAGGCAAGACGCACTGCTCCATGtactcgtcgaggtcggcggcacgCTTCCTGGCAATCTCATAAAACTGCTTCTGCTCCTCCATGcgcttctcgtcgacggcctttcGTCGAACGATGtcttcgacgtcgtcgtcggtcggggTGATGGGATTGCCTCCTAGGAAATCCTGCATCGCTTTCGTGTTGGCCACTTGCGGGTTGTGCAGCAGCGATCGAACCCAAGCGCGCAGGGAGATGCGCTGATTCTCACGCCAGAGAACGAAAGTCTGCGGGTAGGCGTCAGCATCGAGAGACGACGTTTCGAAGCTGCAGCGCGCGCGCACCTCGTCCTTGCTGGCACTCACGGGTTGGGCCGGGGGACTCGGACGATCATCGACCGACGGACGGGGAGACTTGGAGCGCACCGATCTTGCCGAAGCGGTGGATCCCGGCCTCCGATGGCTAATTTTCCCTACGATGCGTGAGCATggccggctgcggcggcgttCGCGACACGACCGGGGTCCGTACCTTCGGTGGGCgacagcagcgacggcgaggcggcgacggcctcttGGAAGCCCGTGCGGGTCGATACCGtggagacggacgacgcatccgagtcgtcgccgttgctgAAGGCCGTGAGGAttcccgacgccgtcgagctcgacttGTTCTTCCTCGGCAGCTGCGGCAAGACTCGCCCGGGAAGCTCCGTCTTCAAGTGCTTGTAGAGCTTGGAAAAGTCGCCGTACCTACGGCCGACGAAGTGTTCAAGCTCCCCCTTTCTCTTGATGCGGAGGAGGAACTCGGCGTGCTTGTGCTGGCGGATGTTTCTCCTGACCGAGGTGACGCGCACGCCGGCCACGTTGACGTCCCAGCCGTTGATGTAGTTGCCTTCGGGTATGGTATGCAGGACACCCGTGTCGATGGCGTTGCTGTCGACGATGTCGATCTCGGAGAAGCGGATGCGCTCCTCGAAGCCCGACGAGGTGCCGATGCCCGAGACCATCATCAGCTCCACGAGCTTCTGGGCCTTGATGGCGAGCTTGCGGCGCTTCGTCTCCTCGAGGCGgtcctcggacgaggagattTGCTTGCCGGCAAAAGATTCGAGAAactgggggagggggggggggggcgttCATCAGCGCGTGACCGCCAACGGAGCAAGGCCGGCGTGCAGCCGTCATGGCTTCGACGTACCACCTGCAGCTTATCTTGCCAAAACTCCTTCTCCCTCGCCTTGTCGAGGAAGGGAAAGTCCCGAACGTGGTTGACGAAGATGTAGCGGAGGACGGGCAGCTCCGACTCCTGCGGGGAGACCTCCCCATGCTCGGATCTGAAGGGTGCGCCGAAGCGTTGAAGTGCCGTCGGGGAGTTGAGCTCGTTGATTTCCCACTTGACCTGCAGGGACATCAACTCGCGCTTGAGGTCTACGTACGACAACGGTCAGCAGAGCTGGGTGCCACAAGcgtcggcacgagcacgacgcaCAATGCTCCTGTTTCCCCGTCAATGCGTtccgcggcgccggcacgagcaccgACTCGGGTGCCGGCACAgagttgctgctgctcgtgcgGATGggcaacgccgtcgtcgtcggcttgaCGCCCACCTCGGGcttctctcc encodes:
- a CDS encoding 3',5'-bisphosphate nucleotidase, with amino-acid sequence MSALPWHRELQVAQEAVVRAARLTKGVLSTVTQVSKEDASPVTVADFAAQALLISILRDAFPGVGFVGEEDSAVLRADDRLLARVFELFSAAAGGVHSVQEMLDLIDLGGRGTGGSEGRYFVMDPVDGTAAFLKGEQYAVSLALVQDGQEMLAVVAYPNLKLDAAGRIRESSIDTDGLGIMLFAVAGQGAHMAVLSSADARLEPSPLPQLQPPSTPADTHIVDCDLNRASSRATMRELATRLGAPFPGTDVWSSHVRYAALIIGGGDVLIRIPSKERSRSCIWDHVGAQLIFRELGGVVTDLDGRPMNFGAGRYLSENRGLLAAKKEIHEQVLLLARELIPDPERPAPAA
- a CDS encoding chromo domain-containing protein 1 — encoded protein: MSTPTEGGLVNGHLSPDDAGDTTTFAERGLSDSDLSDTRVTPMNRSSPSDTENRNGDASNHLHHDDHMSESDGTSEGDASDDGDFEVQDGVVYEPEEAGGQDDATSADSSRPSKRKSPVAEDDFIKANPELYGLRRSTRARERVKLVESSDSDSDIGPTSRRQTKRRRVNPSMPHSKRGTPAMQPSTNDSDSDSDTYGGARAKSQLKKARLQREAQPTLAFAEKRWSNRRAAQQVQQGAYEESDFDDDEDAEATTGFYVADYVDDSPYVEKVIRHRLKDGLEIQFDSGRHDFEYFIKWEGKSHMHDTWETIDSLRSMRGFRKVENYFRKVVEYELDIRFGEDVAPEAKEQFFLDRERNENAYADYTQVERVVAVRNGDLDDEYFVKWKGLTYEACTWELATDISVKFQDKIDQYLDRASRSWKSDRHEANLNSRTRMTMLEKQPEYIVGGELREFQLKGLNFLCLNWTRGNNVILADEMGLGKTVQTVSFISWLRNQRHQEGPTLVVAPLSVIPAWCDTFNNWAPDLNYVVYLGPEESRTLIRENELIIGGDPRKPKFNVLVTSYEFVLQDFAFLSTIKFQTLAVDEAHRLKNQESQLYGRLLGFGIPCKVLITGTPIQNNLSELSALLNFLNPGKVNIDEDLDSLSAGDAQEKLQNLHTAIAPYILRRTKETVESDLPPKTEKIIRVELSDVQLDYYKNILTRNYAALCDASGGHKNSLLNIMMELKKISNHPYMFPGAEERVLAGSVRREDQIKGLIASSGKMMLIDQLLTKLKKDGHRVLIFSQMVKMLDILGDYLSLKGYKFQRLDGTIAAGPRRMAIDHFNAEDSDDFCFLLSTRAGGLGINLMTADTVIIFDSDWNPQADLQAMARAHRIGQKRPVNIYRLVSKETVEEEVLERARNKLLLEYLTIQAGVTEDGQAEFQEQLNKKGLKTDGPSSSEDIQMVLKMRSSKMFEQSGNQERLEQLDIDSILENAEVTKTKVDDKINLSSGGIDWDNFMQITDVKVDDMNLDWDQIIPADKVAEMKAEEEKRKHEEYVAKLAAENAPRRATIKSRTKENDRADRLKKRQREQEQEEEEQRALLADPKRPLDDKEQRNLIKAYFRFGSMDDRGDDIIQEAKLAERDPTFVKSVLDDFIAAAKHAMEDNDARLAEEERKSGKALTKKDKKAVLIDFGQLKKVNAETAIERPQQLQILRQAIRSQQDWRSFRLADAMKGANYSCPWGAKEDAMLLVGIDRHGFGAWAQIRDDQELDMSEKLFLEEHRVGKREERTKANDKLKAPGAVHLVRRSEYLLSVLQSKHSGNRPAHKAADGHLRNSKKQQLANGHRASATASPVPQAAKKHRDREREHHRDGETAHGRSYGDDRGASRADFKRKHGVQDDGRSPKHRRVDDGRRLSSHADDRDRHEKRRHRDDEDRHRDRHREDHRRDDRRDDRRRDDYRRDGGRRDDHRREDHRREDHHRDEQRRRDDRHGAGHREREHEGRPQAERRANALRRLDELRRIGDDKDQRDKDNDAMIWFLLKPVRANFEKILSTTKENVKSSKERASIFGEELVAIGRFLDAQFSHSAANEALRNNFWDFLAALWPVDDTSKSVTGKRLSNMYSTLHSRSATGGSGAGRANGAGSSR